Proteins co-encoded in one Halorussus vallis genomic window:
- a CDS encoding sodium/calcium exchanger protein gives MLDRFRHPLAAVAVALVVTVPWIWTFVSSGGYGTVHPGENIAPGVAVLVAGLAILGAAFLLAWATETAEKDVPQAFAIAVLAVLAVAPEYAVDALYAWQAGAGSREAANLAVANMTGANRILIGLGWSGIALFTIYRAKRTADAAVEHRPGFLTDAVSLDRDIATEITFLLAATAYAFFVPLSGGIGPLDTLVLVGLYLLYLLVVIRGDVDTSEEHVGVPAYFQQYPKARRIAVVLFGFAFSGTMIFTAVHPFAEGLEQLGLQYGIPEFFMIQWLAPLASESPELIVVAYLVNKARSTAGFNTLISSKLNQWTLLIGTLAVVYSISAGAIGTLPFDSKQAAEIWITAAQSLFAIAMLTNFEISTREAVALLVLFATQVLAEFYVIQTYAEPAATRISMSILYAYTAVYVVLGVGLFITRRESVRELLERSASNARTAIGAGTGQTEHTD, from the coding sequence ATGCTCGATCGGTTTCGTCATCCACTTGCCGCCGTCGCCGTCGCGCTGGTAGTGACGGTACCGTGGATCTGGACATTCGTCTCGTCTGGTGGATACGGAACCGTGCACCCGGGAGAAAACATCGCGCCAGGCGTGGCCGTCCTCGTTGCTGGCCTCGCAATACTAGGTGCGGCATTCTTGCTCGCGTGGGCGACTGAGACCGCCGAAAAGGACGTCCCGCAGGCATTTGCCATCGCGGTGCTGGCAGTGCTTGCCGTGGCTCCCGAGTACGCCGTCGACGCCCTCTACGCGTGGCAGGCCGGTGCTGGCTCTAGGGAGGCTGCCAACCTCGCAGTAGCCAACATGACCGGTGCGAACCGTATTCTCATCGGCCTCGGATGGTCTGGGATTGCGCTGTTCACGATCTACCGCGCGAAGCGCACCGCCGACGCGGCGGTTGAGCACCGCCCGGGATTCCTCACAGATGCGGTCAGTCTCGACCGAGACATCGCCACCGAGATTACGTTTTTACTCGCGGCGACTGCGTACGCGTTTTTCGTCCCCTTGAGTGGCGGTATCGGGCCGCTTGATACCCTCGTTCTCGTCGGACTGTACCTTCTCTATCTCCTCGTCGTCATCCGCGGTGACGTCGATACGTCCGAGGAACATGTTGGCGTCCCTGCATACTTTCAGCAGTATCCGAAAGCACGACGGATTGCAGTCGTCCTCTTTGGCTTCGCGTTTTCGGGCACGATGATCTTCACTGCGGTACATCCGTTCGCCGAGGGACTGGAGCAGTTGGGGCTACAGTACGGCATCCCCGAGTTCTTCATGATTCAGTGGCTCGCACCGCTGGCCTCGGAAAGCCCCGAACTCATCGTCGTCGCCTATCTGGTGAACAAAGCGCGCTCGACCGCCGGGTTCAATACGCTCATCTCCTCGAAGCTCAACCAGTGGACGTTGCTCATCGGGACACTTGCTGTCGTCTATTCCATCTCCGCTGGCGCTATCGGTACCCTCCCGTTCGATTCGAAACAGGCAGCAGAGATCTGGATCACCGCCGCCCAGAGCCTCTTCGCGATCGCCATGCTGACGAACTTCGAAATCAGTACTCGTGAGGCGGTCGCGCTGCTCGTCCTATTCGCGACGCAGGTTCTCGCGGAATTCTATGTGATTCAGACCTATGCTGAACCGGCCGCGACACGGATCAGTATGTCCATCCTCTACGCCTACACCGCGGTATACGTCGTCCTCGGTGTCGGATTGTTCATCACTCGGCGCGAAAGTGTCCGCGAACTCCTCGAGCGAAGCGCCTCGAACGCTCGGACTGCAATAGGAGCCGGGACGGGCCAGACTGAGCACACAGATTGA
- a CDS encoding helix-turn-helix domain-containing protein: MEFTSPAEEFPLGTIFENLPAVTVELERLIPHETLIIPYFWVRGADAEDIEAAFEAHAGVTNIEFIDSVENEYLMRAEWDQEYVGVLSALAETHLVTLSGVGTKEGWQFEVRGESQEDISEFRTYCQENDIPIDITAVHALLPVQGEGYELTDTQREALVLAYERGYFNSPREASLEDIAEELGITQQSLSSRLKRGHRRLIAATLIRS, from the coding sequence ATGGAGTTCACGAGTCCAGCGGAAGAGTTTCCACTGGGAACGATTTTCGAGAACCTGCCGGCGGTGACGGTCGAACTGGAGCGGCTCATCCCGCACGAAACCTTGATCATCCCGTACTTCTGGGTTCGTGGCGCGGATGCCGAGGACATCGAAGCCGCGTTCGAAGCCCACGCTGGCGTGACCAACATCGAATTCATCGATAGCGTCGAGAACGAGTATCTCATGCGCGCCGAGTGGGACCAAGAGTACGTTGGCGTCCTGAGCGCCCTTGCTGAAACACATCTCGTCACTCTTTCGGGGGTCGGGACGAAGGAAGGGTGGCAGTTCGAGGTGCGCGGCGAAAGTCAGGAAGATATCAGCGAGTTTCGAACCTACTGCCAGGAGAACGACATTCCTATCGACATCACCGCCGTGCACGCGTTGCTCCCGGTACAGGGAGAGGGATACGAGTTGACTGACACCCAGCGAGAGGCGCTAGTACTGGCCTACGAACGCGGGTACTTCAATTCACCACGTGAGGCGTCGCTCGAAGACATCGCCGAGGAACTCGGCATCACCCAGCAGTCGCTTTCCTCTCGACTGAAACGCGGGCATCGACGGCTCATCGCCGCGACGCTCATCAGGTCGTAG
- a CDS encoding group I truncated hemoglobin → MSETLYERLGGEESIGAVVDEFYDRIVSDERVSHFFEDVDMEAQRAHQTQFLSSVAGGPVEYSGAEMEAAHDHLDVTERDFEIIAVHLDESLATFDVPETEREEVLSAVGELQPAIVSE, encoded by the coding sequence ATGTCCGAAACGCTCTACGAGCGACTCGGCGGAGAGGAGTCCATCGGCGCAGTCGTCGACGAGTTCTACGACCGCATCGTCTCGGACGAGCGCGTCAGCCACTTCTTCGAGGACGTGGATATGGAGGCCCAGCGCGCCCATCAGACCCAGTTCCTTAGCTCCGTGGCGGGCGGTCCAGTCGAGTACTCCGGCGCCGAGATGGAGGCGGCCCACGACCACCTCGACGTCACCGAGCGAGACTTCGAGATCATCGCGGTCCACCTCGACGAGTCACTGGCCACCTTCGACGTGCCCGAGACGGAGCGCGAAGAGGTACTGTCGGCCGTCGGCGAACTCCAGCCGGCCATCGTCTCGGAGTGA
- a CDS encoding helix-turn-helix domain-containing protein, whose protein sequence is MSVIAEFRIPSTDFELGRILCVEGVTSIELESLVPIGEATVPLFWIHNSTRQSFLETVQRHPAVNSATEVDVFEDRTLFTLDWDANHDHVFRGIRASNGQLLSAIGTPDEWEFELRFPDHAALGEFTAHCEDAQVSVEVIRVYNPTKPDAGPWYGLTQPQREAIRLAVGMGYYDIPRGCTTKELADELGISDQAVTERLRRAIVALVTYTLVPSESRA, encoded by the coding sequence ATGAGCGTAATTGCTGAATTTCGTATTCCATCTACCGACTTCGAACTCGGCCGGATTCTCTGCGTTGAGGGTGTCACGTCCATCGAACTCGAATCTCTCGTCCCGATCGGGGAGGCTACCGTTCCGCTGTTCTGGATTCACAACTCGACACGGCAGTCGTTTCTCGAAACCGTCCAACGCCATCCCGCGGTCAACAGCGCCACGGAAGTGGACGTGTTCGAAGATCGAACGCTCTTCACGCTCGATTGGGACGCGAACCACGACCACGTCTTCCGAGGAATCCGCGCGAGCAACGGGCAACTTTTGAGTGCCATCGGAACGCCCGACGAATGGGAGTTCGAGTTGCGATTCCCCGATCACGCGGCCCTCGGCGAGTTCACGGCACACTGTGAGGACGCGCAGGTTTCCGTAGAGGTGATTCGCGTGTACAATCCGACGAAACCGGACGCCGGTCCGTGGTACGGCCTGACCCAGCCGCAGCGAGAAGCGATCCGTCTCGCCGTGGGGATGGGATACTACGACATCCCGAGAGGCTGTACGACCAAGGAGCTCGCGGACGAACTCGGGATCTCTGACCAGGCCGTGACGGAACGGCTCCGTCGTGCCATCGTGGCGCTCGTCACGTACACACTCGTCCCCTCCGAGTCGAGGGCGTGA
- a CDS encoding RNA ligase family protein produces the protein MRRYPSIPPIEDAPPELLDGGHLWIQERVDGAALRFELRDSGLLRFGDRTRVFDADEIPDAYRHAVRHVRKRFDRRALRDAVGDVESVTFFGVATHRRAIDYDWDRLPSFLGTDVWSEEKAAFLPPDSVEGIYERLGLDPVNAVAKEVRAVDFDPDSYEIPESAWYDGPAKGVVLRNKTGERATLPNPAFEDSEDRGPVETSAEEFAEAYATDDRFRAVVRELEAEGRTPDFDAVFECTVERAFREEHDRLFDEAAAFDSRAFRSEIAARARRFLDAEVAG, from the coding sequence ATGCGACGATACCCGTCGATTCCCCCGATAGAGGACGCGCCGCCCGAACTGCTCGACGGCGGCCACCTCTGGATTCAGGAGCGGGTCGACGGGGCGGCCCTCCGGTTCGAACTCCGGGACTCGGGCCTCCTGCGCTTCGGCGACCGAACCCGAGTCTTCGACGCCGACGAGATTCCCGACGCCTACCGCCACGCGGTTCGACACGTCCGCAAGCGCTTCGACCGGCGGGCGCTCCGCGACGCGGTGGGCGACGTGGAGTCGGTGACGTTCTTCGGCGTGGCGACCCACCGCCGGGCGATAGACTACGACTGGGACCGCCTGCCGTCGTTCCTGGGTACCGACGTGTGGTCCGAAGAGAAGGCGGCGTTCCTCCCGCCAGATTCCGTCGAGGGTATCTACGAGCGTCTCGGCCTCGACCCCGTGAACGCCGTCGCCAAGGAGGTCCGGGCGGTCGACTTCGACCCCGACTCATACGAGATTCCCGAGTCGGCGTGGTACGACGGCCCCGCGAAGGGCGTCGTGCTGCGGAACAAGACCGGCGAACGCGCGACGCTTCCGAACCCGGCGTTCGAAGACTCAGAGGACCGAGGCCCGGTCGAGACGTCCGCGGAGGAGTTCGCCGAAGCGTACGCGACGGACGACCGCTTCCGGGCGGTCGTCCGGGAACTCGAAGCCGAGGGGCGCACGCCTGACTTCGACGCCGTCTTCGAGTGCACCGTCGAGCGGGCGTTCCGCGAGGAACACGACCGCCTGTTCGACGAGGCGGCGGCGTTCGACTCGCGGGCGTTCCGGTCGGAGATCGCCGCGCGTGCGCGGCGATTTCTCGACGCCGAGGTCGCAGGGTAA
- a CDS encoding HalOD1 output domain-containing protein, with the protein MIATQTGVELESETYQQDSETYRFEFDQDTTSASMAVVAALSEVIDRDLVELDPLHDIVDTDALDELVRVREPMDGDISVRFTVAEYAITVYSDGTVALAPSGHDRTETASEGAFHK; encoded by the coding sequence ATGATCGCCACGCAAACCGGTGTCGAGTTGGAGTCGGAGACGTATCAGCAGGACTCCGAGACGTATCGATTCGAGTTCGATCAGGACACGACCTCCGCAAGCATGGCCGTCGTCGCGGCGCTCTCGGAGGTGATAGACAGAGACTTGGTCGAACTAGATCCGCTCCACGACATCGTCGATACTGACGCACTCGATGAGCTCGTTCGCGTCCGGGAGCCGATGGACGGAGATATATCGGTCAGGTTCACCGTCGCGGAGTACGCGATCACCGTCTACAGCGACGGTACCGTCGCACTCGCCCCATCGGGACACGACCGAACTGAAACCGCGAGCGAGGGCGCATTTCACAAATGA
- a CDS encoding MBL fold metallo-hydrolase codes for MNIEFLGGAGEVGRAAVLVDDSLLLDYGMLTGNPPSYPVRDPDPDAVVVSHGHLDHVGALPSLLSGDARPPIHWTPPTRDLAGLLARDTLKLHGGSYDCPFTKAEIKRLSQVSETHGYEETFEVCAERSSAGKSSGRGPRDAGYEVTFFDAGHIPGSAHVLVDDGETRLLYTADFHTDDTQLLSGTTARPEADVVLCESTYSDVHHDPRREVEARFAESVRTTVWEGGTVVVPAFAIGRTQEMLMVCEAHDIDCYVDGMGQKVTQIARQYPEFVRDPDALGRAKSHARFVTGRHGQRKRIADKNTAIVTTSGMLTGGPVVSYIPEIRANPTNKIAMTGYQVEGTPGRELLDRGRAEIDGQIMPVSAQVESYDFSAHADRDGLFEFLDSYRDAKILVNHGDRCEEFARELREEGYEASAPELGQSVTITA; via the coding sequence ATGAACATCGAGTTTCTCGGCGGGGCGGGCGAGGTCGGGCGCGCCGCCGTCCTCGTCGACGACTCTCTCCTGCTCGACTACGGGATGCTGACGGGCAACCCGCCCTCCTACCCGGTTCGGGACCCCGACCCCGACGCCGTGGTCGTGAGCCACGGCCACCTCGACCACGTCGGGGCGCTCCCCTCCCTGCTGTCGGGCGACGCCCGGCCGCCGATTCACTGGACGCCGCCGACCCGCGACCTCGCGGGACTGCTGGCCCGCGACACGCTCAAACTCCACGGCGGGAGCTACGACTGCCCGTTCACGAAGGCCGAAATCAAACGTCTCTCGCAGGTTTCGGAGACGCACGGCTACGAAGAGACGTTCGAGGTGTGCGCGGAGCGAAGCTCCGCGGGAAAGTCGAGCGGGCGAGGCCCGCGAGACGCGGGCTACGAGGTCACCTTCTTCGACGCCGGCCACATCCCCGGGAGCGCCCACGTCCTCGTCGACGACGGCGAAACCCGCCTGCTCTACACCGCCGACTTCCACACCGACGACACCCAACTGCTGTCGGGGACGACCGCCCGCCCCGAGGCCGACGTGGTGCTCTGCGAGTCGACGTACTCCGACGTTCACCACGACCCCCGACGCGAGGTCGAGGCGCGCTTCGCCGAGAGCGTCCGGACGACCGTCTGGGAGGGCGGCACCGTGGTGGTGCCGGCGTTCGCCATCGGACGCACCCAGGAGATGCTGATGGTCTGCGAGGCCCACGACATCGATTGTTATGTCGACGGTATGGGGCAGAAAGTGACCCAGATTGCGCGCCAGTATCCCGAGTTCGTCCGGGACCCCGACGCGCTCGGCCGGGCGAAGTCTCACGCCCGATTCGTCACTGGACGGCATGGCCAACGGAAACGCATCGCCGACAAAAACACGGCAATCGTCACGACAAGTGGAATGCTAACTGGTGGGCCAGTCGTTTCATATATCCCCGAAATCCGGGCGAATCCGACGAACAAGATTGCGATGACGGGCTATCAGGTCGAGGGCACACCGGGACGCGAACTCCTCGATAGAGGTCGCGCCGAAATCGATGGTCAAATCATGCCCGTCAGTGCGCAAGTGGAGTCGTATGACTTCTCAGCGCACGCTGACAGAGACGGGTTGTTCGAGTTCCTCGATTCGTACCGGGACGCCAAGATTCTCGTGAATCACGGCGACCGGTGTGAAGAATTTGCACGCGAACTGCGGGAGGAAGGATACGAAGCAAGCGCCCCGGAGCTCGGACAGAGCGTTACGATCACCGCCTGA
- a CDS encoding response regulator, whose protein sequence is MNIGILLVDDSKFMRQRVKSALADDDYRIVAEAPNGAWAIQRYKEHAEEVDLVLMDIVMRKANGLKATAAIKQLDEEVKVVMCTSVGQRQKIQLAARAGADAYITKPFDDDELTDAIDGVLS, encoded by the coding sequence ATGAATATCGGGATTCTACTCGTCGACGACTCGAAGTTCATGCGCCAGCGGGTCAAGAGTGCGCTCGCGGACGACGACTACCGCATCGTCGCCGAGGCGCCCAACGGCGCCTGGGCCATCCAGCGGTACAAGGAACACGCCGAGGAGGTCGACCTCGTGCTGATGGACATCGTGATGCGCAAGGCAAACGGACTGAAGGCGACGGCCGCCATCAAACAGCTCGACGAGGAGGTCAAGGTGGTGATGTGCACCAGCGTCGGCCAGCGTCAGAAGATACAACTGGCGGCGCGGGCCGGCGCCGACGCCTACATCACCAAGCCGTTCGACGACGACGAACTCACCGACGCCATCGACGGAGTGCTGTCGTGA
- a CDS encoding DUF7344 domain-containing protein, whose protein sequence is MTIRTTERRKSISPDVILSAVANDYRRVVLRALHHTDEEAMGVNALVDRVADRVGNGEPPDDEHRQYIHTALHHVHLPKLEDCGMIVHDTETDQVRNVTGELGQELLALVAPYETGE, encoded by the coding sequence ATGACGATCCGTACAACCGAGCGGAGGAAATCGATCTCTCCCGATGTAATTCTCTCGGCAGTCGCCAACGACTACCGACGGGTCGTCCTTCGAGCATTACACCACACCGACGAGGAAGCGATGGGGGTGAACGCGCTCGTAGACCGCGTTGCCGACCGGGTTGGAAACGGTGAACCACCGGACGACGAACATCGACAGTACATTCATACTGCACTCCATCACGTCCATCTTCCAAAACTGGAAGATTGCGGGATGATAGTCCACGATACCGAAACGGATCAGGTCCGGAACGTTACCGGTGAACTGGGCCAGGAACTACTGGCGCTGGTCGCTCCCTACGAAACCGGAGAGTAA